From Jeotgalibacillus haloalkalitolerans:
CTGCCGCATTTCTGACATTCAGCATGTTGCTTGCTAAGTTCCATTAGTCGTTCAAGACTCATCTCACTTCACCATCACTTTCAATTGTTCTGTGTTATTAATTAATACCAAGTACCATCTGGGCAGTAGTGCCACCAGTTACCGTCATCAAAATGCACATTTAAGCAATTCTCTTTCTTGTTAAATTTCACTTTCACGATGTTGTTCGCTGAATACATCAGACGTTCTGCCTCGCCCATTGACTTGGTACGCTTCGCATGAACAGCTTCTAAGACCCTGTACATGTCATCTGAAAGGTGTCTTGCTGCCGATATTTTTCTACTCATTCCGAATCCCCTCCTACTCATTCAGCGACTCTTTATGGACGCTCAACCAACTTCACTAGATTGGTTAATCCCAATATGAAAATCAGTTACGTTTTGTAAATCAGAAAAGTCTTTTCCGTTATTCCGGCGTAGAAAGTCTTCCAATTCATAGCAGGTTACTTTTAACCGCCCCAACTTCAGAGCGGTTAAGTGCCCTGAATCAATCAACTTGTAGATCATGTTCTTGTTTGTCTTCAAGAGTGTCGCTACTTCTGAAACATCATAAAGTTGTGGCAGACCTGATGAAACATGAAATTCAAATTGTTGTGACATTGTGATCCCCCTCCTAATTGGAAGATGGTAAATTGAATCGTTAACCATCTTCACTGTCACTAGATTTAAATTCTACTGTCTCTCCAAAAAAAATATGGTTAATCGGAAAGTTGTAAACCTGTTGAATTTTACGCTGCCATATCGGTGAAACTAAACCCGGGTTTGCTTCCCACTTTACGAGCGTACTGTGCGAAATGCCGATAAGTTTAGATGCATTCATGATTGTAAGTCCTGCATTTACTCTGGCTGCTTTCAACGTAATCTGAGGCATTTCATGGAATAATACCATCATCCGACCTCCTTTCTGATTTTCATCATACTAGAATTAAATTCTATTGTAAAGCCAAAATAGATTAAAATTCTATTTAAGTTGAATTTTTGATTGATAAAGTAGAATAAAATGCTATAATATAACCAAATAATGAGAACGAAAAACATTTCAGAAGGAGCAAAACAATGACTGAAAAAGAAATGACTGAAATATTATCTGAGAATCTTAAAAAACTTTTAAGGGAATATAACATGACTCAAAGTCAGTTAAGCAAAATTGCTGGCGTGTCTGAATCTACAGTAGGTAAATGGGTTTTAAAAAAATCTTTTCCACGTATGGGTGTAATTCAAAAAATTGCAGATCATTTTAATTTGCCTAAAAGTTATCTCTTAGAAGAAGATCAGCAAAGCAATAGTAGGAAGGCTAAATTACAAACTATCGCTGCTCATATAGATGAAGATGTAACCGATGAGGAGCTTGAGGACATCATGGAGTATATCGAATTTATAAAAAACAAGCGGAAGTGACGTGAAGGTTTGTGAGATATGAGAAGCTAATGGATCAGTATCCTCAGTGTACTTTTGAAGAAGATGATAATATGCCATATAAGTTACCAGGGATTATTGTAGATAATTTCATTACCATAAATAAGAATAGATCCCTTTATGAAAAACATTTTATTTTGGCTGAAGAGATCGGTCATTATTTAACAACTGCTGGAGATATAACGAAATTAAATAGTGTTCCTAAAGTAAAAGCTGAAGTAGTAGCCAGACGTTGGGGTTATGAAAAGATAATCTCTTTAGACGATTTAGTCTCATGTTTTGAAAAGAATCATCTTACTGCTGAAGATGTTGCTCATGACTTTGAAATTGAATTGGATGCCTTAAAGATTATTCTTGATCATTATTTTGATAAATACGGCCCGTCTGTTAAGCATAAAGGATACATAATCAATTTTGACCCATTCATTGCAATTAACTTAAAAACACTGGAAGGGGGTGAATATCTATGAAAGGCGGAGTAAGAAAAAGAGGCGGTACCTGGTACTATTATTTTGATTTGGGTATGGTCGATGGTAAACGTAAGAAGATAGAACGATCAGCTGAAGGTGCTCAATCGAAGGGTGAAGCTGAAAGAGTGTTGCGTAGGAAGATCCTTGAATATGAAAATGCCGGCACGGTTTTTAAGCCGTCTGAAATGACGCTGCATGACTTCCTCATGTTTTGGCAGAAAGAATATGTAGAGCTTAAGTTGAAGCCAAATACACAATACAATTATGAAAGCGTGATCAGAATTCATATATTACCTCACTTAGGTAAATATAAGTTAAAATCCTTAACTCCTCATGTGATGCAGCAATTTGTGAATTTGAAGGTCCGTGAAGGTAAGGCAAGAAAAACGATTGAGATCATGATTGGTATTTTGAACAAGTCATTAAAGCAGGCTGTATATCCGTATAAGTACATCAATGAGAACCCTATGCAATATGTCGAACTGTTAATTGAAACGCCTAGAAAGGCAACAAGAGAAGATTTAAAGATACAGTCCAGAGAGAACCTTAAGTTACTGGGCGATAAGATCACTGAAGGTCATCCGTTCTATATACCTTATGTTATTGGTTTGAATGCCGCACTTCGAGTAGGTGAAACATGCGGGCTTGAATGGAGACACATTGACTTTGAAGAAGGTGTCATCAATATTGAGCAGCAGCTTGTTGGCCGAAAACACAAAGTGAATGGCAAAGATAAAATATTCTGGGAGATCGGTCCTCCTAAGAGTAAAGCTGGGTACCGCTCTATACCGGTAGGAAATAACCTTTTATCTATTTTGAAAAAAGAAAAGCGTAAGCAGCTAGAGAACCGTTTAAAGTACGGTGAACACTTTTTTACTTACGATGATCACGATTATGTATGTCGTAAAGAAAACGGAGAACGTTATACTCCTGCAGTCATCAAGTATCAAACACGTGAACTTGTTAAGAAAAAACTTAAAATTGATTTTAATTACCACTCACTCAGACACACGCACGCAACGATGCTCATTGAAGCCGGTCAGCCTACAAAGACTGTTCAGCGTCGCCTGGGTCACAGCCGGGCGTCGATCACTGAAGATCGTTACGTACATCTGACTAAGAAAATGGCGAGAGATGCCGCCGATATTTTCGATACGATCACCAATCAATTATAAACCGGTGGCATATCGGTGGCAAACTCCACCATTTGAATATCCATTAAAACTCTTACCCCTTGATACGACTCACTTCTCGCCTTCATCCATCTGCAGAACAGCCATAAAGGCTTCCTGCGGCACTTCGACCGAGCCGACCATTTTCATACGCTTTTTACCGGCTTTTTGTTTTTCAAGCAGCTTTCTCTTACGTGAGATATCCCCGCCGTAACATTTCGCCAGTACGTTTTTACGGATCGCCTTAATTGAAGATCTGGCGATAATTTTATTCCCGACTGCCGCCTGAACAGGTACTTCAAACTGCTGGCGCGGAATTAATTCTTTCAGTTTTTCAACAATCAGCTTTCCGCGTTCATATGCGAAATCCTTATGGACGATAAAGCTCAGTGCATCCACTTTTTCAGCATTTAAAAGGATGTCCATTTTTACGAGCTTGGATTCACGGTACCCAATTAACTCATAGTCAAATGATGCATACCCTTTTGTACTTGATTTTAGCTGATCAAAGAAGTCATAGACAATTTCAGCAAGCGGGATTTCATAGACGACATTGACACGGGATTCATCCATGTATTGCATGTCTATAAAGTTACCACGCTTAGACTGGGAAAGTTCCATTACCGGTCCAACGTAATCGTTCGGCACCATGATCGTTGCTTTTACGTAAGGCTCTTCCACATGGTGAACAGATTGTGCATCCGGCATTGCAGCAGGGTTATCCACCTTCACGTGGCTGCCGTCTTCGAGATACACATCGTAAATTACACTTGGTGCTGTCGTAATCAGATCAATATTGAATTCACGTTCAATACGCTCCTGGATGATTTCCATATGCAATAATCCCAGGAATCCGCAGCGGAAACCGAAACCAAGCGCCTGTGAAGTCTCTGCTTCATATTGAAGTGCTGAGTCATTCAGCTCGAGTTTTTCAAGGGCTTCACGAAGGTCTACATATCTTGCAGTATCAATCGGATATAGACCGCAATATACCATTGGGTTCAGCTTACGGTAACCCGGCAGCGGTTCTTCAGTCGGTGTCACGGCACTTGTGATCGTATCACCCACGCGTGTATCACTGACATTTTTAATCGCAGCAGTCAGGTATCCAACATCACCTACAGTTAATTCATCCTGAGGCGTGGATTTTGGTGTGAATACCCCGATTTCATTTACTTCAAATTCTTTTCCTGTAGCCATCATACGGATTTTATCGCCCGGCTTCACTCTGCCCTCAACAATTCTGATATATGCGACTACCCCTCTGTATGGGTCATACAGTGAGTCAAAGATCAGTGCTTTTAAAGGCGCGTCAGGATCCCCTTGTGGAGCAGGTACTTTCTCTACAATCTGTTCAAGGATGTCCTCAATACCGATTCCGGCTTTTGCTGAAGCGAGTACTGCTTCAGATGCATCAAGCCCGATCACATCTTCTACTTCCTGACGTACACGCTCAGGATCCGCTGCCGGTAAGTCGATTTTATTAATAACCGGAAGAATTTCAAGGTCATTATCAAGTGCCAGATACACATTGGCGAGTGTCTGTGCCTCAATTCCCTGAGCCGCATCCACTACAAGAATTGCACCTTCACATGCTGCAAGGCTTCGTGACACTTCATATGTGAAGTCGACGTGCCCCGGCGTGTCGATTAAATGGAAAGTATATTCTTCTCCATCTTTTGCCTGATATTTCAGCTGTACTGCATTTAATTTGATTGTGATCCCGCGTTCTCTTTCAAGATCCATTGAATCCAGCAGCTGTGCCTTCATCTCACGGGCAGTCAGTGCTTTTGTCTGTTCTAAAATCCGGTCAGCCAGAGTTGACTTCCCGTGATCAATATGGGCAATAATTGAAAAGTTTCTAATGTTTTTCTGTCTATTTAAACGCTGTTCCTGGTTCATTAAGTGTCCACTCCTGTTTTTAAGACGCAATTGTACTAGCGTAAAGTATAACAGTTTAACAGGCGTGTTTCAATTGCACACTTTATGGACTGCTCACCGGTTCAGCGTTCAGCATATATTCACTCATGACCTGTGTAAAAATCTCTGCAGTTGCTTCCAACTCCTCAAACTTGTTATCTACTCCTCCAAGTTCCAGCAGAATTGATCTAGGGGACAGATCCTGATTGAACTTCCCATTAGTATGCTCACCTTTTTTTACATAGACACCCCTTGAGATTCCCGGAACCGCCTCATTCAGACGCTTATGCAATTCTTCAGCAAGCCTGGCATTTTCTATACTTCCCTGGTGTTCTCCCCCTACAACGAAAGCAACTTTTGCGTAGGTTTTATTATCAGTCTGGAGCGTCGTCGCTTCTCTTCTGACAGAATCTCTGTGTACATCAATAAAATAATCCAAGGTATCATTAGTACTCATTGCATCCTGGACAATATTTTTTGATGCTTCATAAGATTGCCAGTAATCTTTTCCGCTTTCCTTCAGCTTTGCCATCACATCAGTTGAATCAACTTTGACAGGAATGCCTTTTTGATGAAAAGATTCTTTAAAAAATTGTCCTGTCTGCGTAATATTTACTTTCGAGTGATGGGCAAGATTGGGATCATTTGTGTCTGGTAAATAAGGCAGGAACGATTCTCTGGAGTGGGTAAAGTAAATGAGCACGCGCGGATTTTCAGCATCATCCGCTTCAATTGGTGCCTGGTTCACTTCGACAGCTTCCCCCTCTTCACCGCTGAAGAACCATTCTGTCGGCGGTACAGATTCAGATGGAGCCGGAAATTCATTTGCAGCAACCTCATGACTGAACCCCTCCATTGCTAGCCAGTTCACAGGGTTAAATACTGTATTGGATAAAGCTTCCCAGACTGCTTTCACTTCATCATGCGGTGCCAGATAAGCGTATTCAGTCTGCAGCATGAGATATGTAGCGCTCAGCGGCAGCTCTTCCGGTAATTCAAAGGAAAAATCAGCAATTCCCTGTTTTACATTTGGAAGGTAAAGCCCTGCCGCCATAACAGAAATAAGCAGGAGAAATGTTTTGAGAAATAAATTAATTGAATGCATTGTCTGCGTCTTTTTCAACAGGCCACCTCCTGATTGAAATCTTTTTGCAGTATATGCATCTATTTTTTATTCAGAACGTTTCTTCCGGGTGATGCAGTGCATGATCCAGTGCTGATGCCAGCATGTCAGATGCCTGCTTAATATAGAGATCAGTTTCTTTTGGCGTGACAATCAGGTTCTGTCCGATCGGCGACAGAATTTCTTTGAACAGCTGCTGCTTCTCTTCTTCAGATAATTCTCCGATCAGCCCGAGATACGCACTCTTTTCTTCAGGGGCAGCCTCATTTTTATTCAGTTCTTCCACAGAAGGTTTTGTCATTAGTAATGAAGAAGGATTTGATTGTTTTTTACTCTTCATTTTTATTGTTTTTTCAAAAAAGCCGAGTGTATCCTGTGTAATTGAAGCAGCATCTACAACTGTCGGGATACCGATTGCAATCACCGGGACACCGAAAAGCTCCCGGTTAATTTCCTGTCGGTTATTCCCTACGCCTGCTCCGGGGTTAATACCCGCTGAAGAAATCTGTACAGTCGTATGAAGACGTGCTGCGGACCTTGCAGCAAGCGCATCTATGACAATCACAGCCTCAGGCTTATATTGATCAATTACCCCTTTGAGCGTTGCAGCGGTCTCCATCCCAGTCAGCCCCATGACGCCCGGTGCAAGTGCAGCAGTTCTTCTAAAGCCCCCGCTTACTGCGTTCGGCTCCACTTCAAATAAATGATTAGTCACAAACACTTTCCGGCATGTGTCAGGCCCCAGGGCATCAGGGGTGATCTGCCAGTTCCCGAGGCCAGCAATCAGTACCGGCGCGTCCTCACTGATATTCTGCTTTTCAAGAAAGGACCTGATTACATAGGATAATGCCGTTGAAGCTTTTTCCACCCATTCTTCATTCTGTGTTCTGAGCTGAGGCGCTTCGAACGTCCAGTAATCCCCTACTTTTTTTCCGGTTAAAACCGAAGCAGCCTGATTCACGCTGATTTTTTTTACTGTAAATTCATTTACTTCTTCCTCTTCAACGATCATCTCGTGTTCCTGCTCATTTGATAGGGCTTCATAAGCTTCCAGGGCAAGATCTGTTCGAAAAGCCATCATTTCATCTCCTATACACATTTTTATTTAGGGTGGTTTAAAGCCGGTGTTCTATTCTCTTAGTGAAATATTTATTTTCAGTGCTATTGCATTCTCATTGCCCGTTTGATAAAATATCCCTTGTTCTTATGTAATTGAATCTAACCGGTTCCTTACGAGAAACCGTATGCCGTAAAAGGCGTGAATCATGTAAATCGAGTTTTTAAAAGTCCTCGATTCAGTTCGGGAGGTGACATAAATGCCAAACATTAAATCTGCTATCAAACGCACAAAGACAAATGCTGCTCGCAACGAAGCGAACATCCAGCAAAAATCATCTATGCGTACAGCGATCAAGCGTTTCGAAACTGCTGTTCAGAATGATTCTGACAACAAAACAGAACTGCTTTCAAGCGCTGTAAAACAGCTTGACAAAGCTGCACAAAAAGGGCTTATTCACAAAAACAACGCAGACCGTCAAAAGTCTCGTCTAATGAAAAAGCTTAACGCATAATAATAGAGCCGATGCTAAATTAGCATCGGCTTTTTTTATCGGGTAAAACCAGGCAGTTTTGTTAAAAACATTTCCAATATCATTTCTTTCCTGCCTGAAGAAGATTTCAGCGCAAGGTCACAATCAGCAAGCTCAAGCATAATGGTTTTCAGATGGTCATTTGATAACCTCGATGCATGCTGACCGGCAAGCTTTACTCTAAATGGATGAACTTTCAGCCTGGATGCGATCTGCTGCTGACTGAACCCTTTACCGCTCATATTTTTGACCTGATAAATCAGTCTGAACTGTCCACTCAGTAAGGCAAGAAGCTTCAGCGGTTCTTCCTTTTGTCTGATGAGATCATGATACAGGTCAATTGCCTTCGCAGTTCTGCCGTTTAACGTATGCTCTATTAAATCAAATACATTATGTTCCACTGACTTTGGCGTGAGCAGGGTCACGTCTTCCACCCTTATCACGTCAGACCCTTCAGCGTACAAGGCAAGCTTTTCAATTTCCCCTGCGAGCATAAATAGGTTTGTTCCTGCAAGGACGGTCAGCTTTTCAACCGCTTCATCTTCTATCTGAAGCCTGTGATCCGCCACTTTACTTTTAATCCACCCTTTTATATCATTGACCGTTAATTTCTTTGCTTCGATGACTGTGGCATTTTTTTTCGTCAGCTTGGTGATTTTCTTCCGTTCATCAAGCTTTTCTGACGGCACGTGTATCACAAGCACTGTGTATGGCGCAGGCGACTCCAGATATGTTTCGAGCACTTCTGTTGACTGCCTGGACTCTTTTTTCTTTTCTGCAGTATAAAACATGGCCCCATCAATAAAAACGAGCCGCTTTTCCCCCATGAAGGGAAATGATTCAGCATCCTCTATTGCAGCTTCAAGACTTGCCTCATCCGCAAGGTCATGAAGAGAGAAATTAAAATCCATTTCTTCTTCTGAGATCACATGTCTGATTAACAGCTGTTTCGTTTCATGAAGCAGATATTCTTCATCGCCATACAATAAATAAACAGGCGCCAGCTGTCTTTTTTTTATTGCGTTCCACTCTTTTATGATCAAAATCAATCCGCCTCACTTTTGTATGTATCACCACTATTGTATAGGAAATCTCTCTCCCTATACAACAGTGGAAAGGGCAGAGTAAAGCTGCCTTATATAAACACTGAAAAAACGGGCCCGGGTCACCGCCTTTTCAGTTGTTTGTGCGTAGTATTTGTATCAATTTATGAATTATTTGTGATAAGCTGTTGAATGTAAGACATTTTAAATGGTAACTATGGATTTTTCTAAAACGATGCACTATACTGAAAATGTATATAGGAGGGGTAACCATGAATGAATTCGAACAAAATGTTCAATCGAAACGAAACGACCTGATTGATTCCGGCGTAGCATTCGTTGTATCATTTCTTTTCTTTGCTGCATTATTCACTGTCGGAACAATTATCTCAGTCGTGGGATCCTAACTTTTGAGAGCCTTCAGGGCTCTTTTTTTAATTTTCAATATTATATGGCAGTGCGGTCTCAAAAGTGCCATGATCCCCTGTAAATGTGTATTTGACAGCTCCATGCTCTGAAGTCACGTACACTTTGGCTCCGGTATCTAACAGCCTTTCCATCACATCTGGATGAGGGTGTCCATAGCTGTTATTTCTACCAGCTGAAACGACTGCAGTTTCCGGTTTGACGATCTCAAGAAAGTTCCCGGTAGAGGAAGAATTGCTTCCATGGTGCGCAACCTTTAATACATCGATATCCCCAAACTGATCCAGCATGTCCCGTTCAGTTTCCTCTTCAATATCTCCTGTAAAAAGCCACTTCTTTCCGCCCAGCCTTGCATGTAAAACCAGTGAGCCATTATTTCCTTCCAGCTGATCAGACGGAACCATGACTGTAAATTCATTCCCCCCCACCTGCCAATATTGTGTTTCTAAGATCTCTTTTACTGGAATCGCGTCATGCTCAAAAGCCTTCAGCAATTCCTGCATTTCTTCTTTTTGAACAGATCCGCCGCTCGTCCATACTTCTTTGACTTTCAGTTCACTTAATAAATCCCCGGCTCCTCCAATATGATCCCAGTCATGATGCGTCAGGATCAACAAATCAATCGTTGAAACACCCATACTTTTCAAATAAGGCAATACAATTTCTTTACCGACAGAAAAAGTGCTTTTTGACTGCCCGAAGTTTACCTGTCCTCCTGTGTCAATCAGATAATTTCCCTGGTTAAAAGGCAGCTGGATTAAAATACTGTCTCCCTGCCCCACACTGATAAATGTAATGCTTCCCTTCTGATTAATATAAGGTGAAAACGTCAGAACACCAGCAAACAGGATTAAACAGCAGCTGGCAGCCATGTATTTTGATTTTTCATAACAGCTCATCATCATGTAGCCAACTGCGATGAGAATTCCAACTTTCCATCTGGAAGGTTTTCCTGTAATGAGGATTGAAAACTTCAGTTCTGAAATTATCCTTGCCAGATCTTCTAAAGCTGAAATGATTGTTGATGGGATAAATGCTGCATAGACGGCAGCATCCATTGAAATAAATGAAACCAGATAAATTACAATAAATGATGGAAGAATGAACAGCGTATATAGAGGAACAAAAATTAAATTCATCAGGAATGAGGATAAAGAAAGTTCATAGAAGTGCCACAGAATAATCGGTAAAGCTCCGAGCTGTGCAATCGAGGTGACCATCAGAAGGCTAATGAATTTATTACGTGACCCTAATACTTTCCCTGAAGAGAGAGCCAGCGCAAAACTGACCGCATAACTGAGCTGAAAGCCGGCATTCACAAGCTCTAAAGGGAAGATAAATAAGTGAAGCATAAACACTGAGCTCAATATATGAAGCAGAGGCAGCCGTACAAATACATATTGAAGACTCAAGCCTAAAAGGACCATCCCTGCTGCTCTTATTACAGGTGGAGCTGCTCCTGCCATTACTGTATAAAAAGGAAGGATGAAAAAAAGACTGATTCTGACTGTTTCTCTTGTTAATCCGGCTTTTAAAAGGAGCTTCCACAGAAATAACGTGATCATTCCAACATGCATCCCTGATATGGCGAGAAGATGAATGACCCCCAGTCGCTGATACATTCTGATCTGCTCTTCTTCCATATCACTACGGTCACCGAATAATAAAGCCCCGGCGATCCCTTTTATACCTTCAGGAAAAATTTTGTCAATTCTGTCAATCCCTTTGTATCGAAGGTTATTTAAGAATGTATTTACTGATTCTTCAGCCGTCACACAGTCCCTGACATTATGCACACGGTATGTCCAGTGGATGTTCTGGTAAAATAAATATTTTTTATAATCAAAGGCGTAAAAGTTTTCAGCCGCCTGAGGGGAAGTCAGTTCCCCATCCCAGACACAGCTGCTATTTTCAGGCAGGTTTTCTATCAGGGAATGATGCTGTTCAGAAACGGTCAGAATCACTTTTTCACTTTCATTCGCCGCAATGGCTCTTTTACTGTGCTCTCCCGTAAAAGGAATCTGAACCACTAATGGGATTGATGACATTTCCGGGGATAAAGACGACTGCAGCGCGTGCAGCTCATGATCTGTTTTAAGGAAAAAGAAGGCCGATACAGTGATGGTCACAAGTAAAATCATGTAATTTGAGGTTTTTATAAGATAGAGGAAAAATAGCAGGATGATGAAGGGTAATGATTCAGGATGGAATGCCCCCGCAGCGCCGGCAAGCGCCGCAGGAGCACTGTATAATATGAGCTTCACTTAATCCTTCCCTGCTCTGCAGGAGAGATCAGCTGCTCAATGGATGCAGGATCAAAAGGGACATGTTCAGTTTGCACACCTGACTGTTCAAGCAGTTCAATCGCATATGGGTGATTTTTATAATCACTTGCATAATAGATTTTTGAGATCCCTGCCTGAATAATCGCTTTTGTGCACTGAAGGCATGGGAAATGTGTGACGTATAAGCTTGCGCCTTCGGTTGCTGCACCGAATTTTGCACACTGGAGTATGGCATTCATCTCAGCGTGTATCGTTCTTACACAATGGTTATCAATCACGTAACAGCCTTCGTCAATACAGTGTGTTCCACCTTTAATGGATCCATTATATCCTCCCGCAATAATACGCTGCTCTCTCACAATCGTTGCACCTACTGTCAGTCTCGTGCAGGTACTTCTGAGAGCCAGCAGGTGACTCTGTGCCATAAAATACTGATTCCAGGATATTCTGTTCATTTATAACGCCTCCTGACAGCTGCTGCTGTGAATAGTGCTGAAAAATGATTCAGCCTGATATTAGTAAGTACTGATCGACTCTTTCAGTTTATCAAATGTTTTTTCTCCGATGCCTGAAATATTCATAATATCTTCAATTGATTTGAACGGACCATTTTCTTCCCTGTATTGGATGATAGCCGTTGCTTTTGAAGGACCGATACCTGTTATGGATTCAAGTTCAGTCTGAGTGGCACGGTTAATATTTATTTTATCAGATTGTGTGCTCAGATCACCTTTTTGTTCTGAAGGTTTTCCGGGGACGATGATGACCATTTCATCATGTAGCATCTGCGCAAGATTAACAGCCGTCATATCAGCATCAGGCAGTTCACCTCCCGCCTTTTGAATGAGATCAATGACCCGGTCACCTTGTTCCATTTCGTAAACACCTTCATTTGCAACCTTACCTTTGATGTCAACAAACAGGACAGAGGCAGTCATGTCGCCTGGTTCATCCATGACAGATGCCTGTGTGATTTCGTTGTTCAGCGGACTTTCAACCGGTACAGAGCTTTCAGTGGATTGATTAAAAAGAAAAAAGCAGAGAAGCGTGATGAGGGGAATGAAAATGAAAAGTGGTTTCTGATAATTTTTAATCCATAGAAGCATGTGGTGTCCTCCGTTATATGGCAGAAGACTGTCAGAAGATTACATTCATTATATTATGAGGGTTGGAAAAGTCAATAAAAATACACGAAGAGTTATCTCTTCGTGCATGTAAAGAATATCCGTTCACTGTTTTCAGCAGGCTCTTCTCCGGTAAAGTCGGCGGTAACGGACTCAACCTTAAAGCCTGCTTCATAAAGCCATGTTTTATACTGCTCCACCGGAAATGTCCGCTGCTTATGAAATTCATCAAACCTTGAATACAGATCCCCATCTTCTCTGATAAAGAAGGTCAGCTCGTGCTCTGCACTGTTCTCATATTCACCTTCAAATGAATTCCATATATACGCCGCTTCCCCATCATCGTAAGAATAGGTCTGACCGGCAAAAAGCTCATTCACTTTATAAACGGAGTGAACATCGAACATAAAAAGACCATCAGCTGAGAGCAAATCATACATTTTTCTGAAGGTCTGCTGAACAGCTTCTTCTGTTTCAAGGTAGTTCAGAGAGTCACAAAAGATTGTAATACAATCAAACTGGCCAAGGTCTTCTGCTTCAGACATATCCATCTGAAAATACCTGATTGACTGATTTGCTTCCATTGCTTTTTGCTGAGCCATTGCAAGCATTGATTCAGAAAGATCAATTCCGGTTGTCTCGAAACCTGCTGCTGAAGCCTTCACCGTCCACTCACCAGTG
This genomic window contains:
- the holA gene encoding DNA polymerase III subunit delta; protein product: MIIKEWNAIKKRQLAPVYLLYGDEEYLLHETKQLLIRHVISEEEMDFNFSLHDLADEASLEAAIEDAESFPFMGEKRLVFIDGAMFYTAEKKKESRQSTEVLETYLESPAPYTVLVIHVPSEKLDERKKITKLTKKNATVIEAKKLTVNDIKGWIKSKVADHRLQIEDEAVEKLTVLAGTNLFMLAGEIEKLALYAEGSDVIRVEDVTLLTPKSVEHNVFDLIEHTLNGRTAKAIDLYHDLIRQKEEPLKLLALLSGQFRLIYQVKNMSGKGFSQQQIASRLKVHPFRVKLAGQHASRLSNDHLKTIMLELADCDLALKSSSGRKEMILEMFLTKLPGFTR
- a CDS encoding YqzM family protein; amino-acid sequence: MNEFEQNVQSKRNDLIDSGVAFVVSFLFFAALFTVGTIISVVGS
- a CDS encoding DNA internalization-related competence protein ComEC/Rec2, encoding MKLILYSAPAALAGAAGAFHPESLPFIILLFFLYLIKTSNYMILLVTITVSAFFFLKTDHELHALQSSLSPEMSSIPLVVQIPFTGEHSKRAIAANESEKVILTVSEQHHSLIENLPENSSCVWDGELTSPQAAENFYAFDYKKYLFYQNIHWTYRVHNVRDCVTAEESVNTFLNNLRYKGIDRIDKIFPEGIKGIAGALLFGDRSDMEEEQIRMYQRLGVIHLLAISGMHVGMITLFLWKLLLKAGLTRETVRISLFFILPFYTVMAGAAPPVIRAAGMVLLGLSLQYVFVRLPLLHILSSVFMLHLFIFPLELVNAGFQLSYAVSFALALSSGKVLGSRNKFISLLMVTSIAQLGALPIILWHFYELSLSSFLMNLIFVPLYTLFILPSFIVIYLVSFISMDAAVYAAFIPSTIISALEDLARIISELKFSILITGKPSRWKVGILIAVGYMMMSCYEKSKYMAASCCLILFAGVLTFSPYINQKGSITFISVGQGDSILIQLPFNQGNYLIDTGGQVNFGQSKSTFSVGKEIVLPYLKSMGVSTIDLLILTHHDWDHIGGAGDLLSELKVKEVWTSGGSVQKEEMQELLKAFEHDAIPVKEILETQYWQVGGNEFTVMVPSDQLEGNNGSLVLHARLGGKKWLFTGDIEEETERDMLDQFGDIDVLKVAHHGSNSSSTGNFLEIVKPETAVVSAGRNNSYGHPHPDVMERLLDTGAKVYVTSEHGAVKYTFTGDHGTFETALPYNIEN
- a CDS encoding ComE operon protein 2; this translates as MNRISWNQYFMAQSHLLALRSTCTRLTVGATIVREQRIIAGGYNGSIKGGTHCIDEGCYVIDNHCVRTIHAEMNAILQCAKFGAATEGASLYVTHFPCLQCTKAIIQAGISKIYYASDYKNHPYAIELLEQSGVQTEHVPFDPASIEQLISPAEQGRIK
- a CDS encoding helix-hairpin-helix domain-containing protein, with amino-acid sequence MLLWIKNYQKPLFIFIPLITLLCFFLFNQSTESSVPVESPLNNEITQASVMDEPGDMTASVLFVDIKGKVANEGVYEMEQGDRVIDLIQKAGGELPDADMTAVNLAQMLHDEMVIIVPGKPSEQKGDLSTQSDKININRATQTELESITGIGPSKATAIIQYREENGPFKSIEDIMNISGIGEKTFDKLKESISTY
- a CDS encoding class I SAM-dependent DNA methyltransferase; protein product: MAYDQFAYVYDRLMSDVPYDEWMSYLLHQKKTFKVDGMKLLDVGCGTGEWTVKASAAGFETTGIDLSESMLAMAQQKAMEANQSIRYFQMDMSEAEDLGQFDCITIFCDSLNYLETEEAVQQTFRKMYDLLSADGLFMFDVHSVYKVNELFAGQTYSYDDGEAAYIWNSFEGEYENSAEHELTFFIREDGDLYSRFDEFHKQRTFPVEQYKTWLYEAGFKVESVTADFTGEEPAENSERIFFTCTKR